In one Leptospiraceae bacterium genomic region, the following are encoded:
- a CDS encoding phosphoribosyl-AMP cyclohydrolase, with product MEKPVYLTYQDEKGDITGFEKYEANSPFSVPAFLESAGKGRLLLDCDEDSFLFLHEKKRNPLSFREVQENFQLGEGLYPVICLDTDKHILMQAFTDCKGLQMSFKTRKASYFSRSRNASWLKGETSGHYQHLISVHFSESEKLLLYYVEQEGAACHTGRYSCFYREYKENDLLHIVGENRFISNVRYNQKRS from the coding sequence ATGGAAAAGCCCGTTTATCTAACCTATCAGGATGAAAAGGGAGATATTACCGGTTTTGAGAAGTATGAAGCCAATTCTCCCTTTTCTGTCCCGGCCTTTTTAGAATCGGCCGGAAAAGGCCGTTTACTGCTGGATTGCGATGAAGATTCCTTTCTTTTTTTACACGAAAAAAAACGAAATCCTCTTTCTTTTCGAGAAGTTCAGGAAAATTTTCAATTAGGAGAAGGGTTATACCCGGTAATTTGCCTGGATACGGATAAACATATTTTAATGCAAGCCTTTACCGATTGTAAAGGTTTGCAAATGAGCTTTAAAACACGAAAAGCCTCTTATTTTAGCCGTTCTAGAAATGCTAGTTGGTTGAAAGGGGAAACTAGCGGACATTATCAGCACCTTATTTCGGTTCATTTTTCGGAAAGTGAAAAGCTTCTTTTGTATTATGTAGAACAGGAAGGAGCTGCCTGTCATACCGGACGTTATTCCTGTTTTTATAGGGAATATAAGGAGAATGACTTGTTACATATAGTAGGAGAAAATAGGTTTATATCGAATGTTAGATACAATCAAAAACGCTCTTAG
- a CDS encoding DUF3293 domain-containing protein, with protein sequence MNQRLLNAYVNTDYLVFFKEKPFQLIPGSPLPEQLLELLNLKKLKTFAYITAYNPNSLLQENSENVKRQESLKAELVRKERWILPGYSQSKKKDWEREESFFVAGISLPEAMHLAYQFSQNAILFGELEGFVDLKFLYEPCRISEMKNGDFQLHDEYQRTKQCSSSFLSEPRIRRYLDIVYLPVDLYQELFVDTIPIFVYGTLRAGEVGNRFMKNTTLLESNVLIYGYELYSNRYYPYAVPSEDSKDWIRGDIYLVSHETLYSLDEYEGIRSGEYKRIFDYRLGCYLYIAGKDLPAKIQKIPSGDWRERNF encoded by the coding sequence GTGAATCAGAGACTTTTAAACGCGTACGTGAATACGGATTATCTGGTATTTTTTAAAGAGAAGCCATTTCAACTGATACCGGGTTCTCCTTTACCTGAGCAACTACTTGAGTTATTAAATCTCAAAAAACTCAAAACATTTGCTTATATTACCGCCTATAACCCGAATTCTTTACTTCAGGAAAACTCAGAAAATGTGAAGAGGCAAGAAAGCTTAAAAGCGGAACTTGTACGTAAAGAACGCTGGATACTGCCCGGCTATAGTCAATCGAAGAAAAAGGATTGGGAAAGAGAAGAAAGCTTCTTTGTTGCCGGAATTTCTTTACCGGAAGCCATGCACCTGGCGTATCAATTCTCGCAAAATGCCATTCTTTTTGGTGAATTAGAAGGTTTCGTCGATTTAAAATTTTTATATGAGCCTTGCCGGATAAGCGAAATGAAAAACGGAGATTTTCAACTCCATGATGAATATCAAAGAACAAAACAATGTTCTTCTTCCTTTCTTTCTGAACCGAGAATTCGCCGGTATCTGGATATTGTGTATTTACCGGTGGACCTTTATCAGGAACTATTTGTAGATACAATTCCTATTTTTGTATACGGAACCTTAAGAGCGGGTGAGGTAGGAAATCGATTTATGAAAAATACTACATTATTAGAATCTAATGTACTGATTTATGGTTATGAACTTTATAGTAACCGATATTACCCTTATGCTGTACCTTCTGAGGATTCAAAAGATTGGATTCGGGGAGATATTTACCTTGTAAGTCATGAAACCCTCTACAGTCTGGATGAATACGAGGGGATTCGAAGCGGAGAATATAAACGTATATTTGATTATAGGTTGGGTTGTTATTTGTATATTGCCGGAAAAGATCTACCGGCCAAAATACAGAAAATCCCTTCAGGTGATTGGAGGGAAAGGAATTTTTAG
- the pyrE gene encoding orotate phosphoribosyltransferase, translating to MDTSNLYDTLFEYMKKHVYRYSDTPITLASGKTSHHYFNCKEISMHPQRLQLLARYFVEKLIPLRIVSTPEAIGGLTLGADPISYAISLEFSRQDKLVYPLIVRKETKDHGIKKLIEGALSSVKTCLVVDDVITTGGSTIKAVHALRDNGITVKQGICILDREEGGKEALQEIGVEMYSVFQKSNFI from the coding sequence ATGGATACTTCAAACCTTTATGATACACTTTTTGAATACATGAAAAAACATGTATACAGATACTCGGACACACCTATCACCCTTGCTTCCGGTAAAACATCCCATCATTATTTCAACTGCAAAGAAATCAGTATGCATCCGCAAAGACTGCAATTACTGGCGCGTTATTTTGTTGAGAAATTAATCCCTCTCCGGATAGTCAGCACTCCTGAAGCCATAGGAGGCCTGACCCTGGGTGCAGATCCCATATCCTATGCGATTTCCCTTGAATTTAGCAGACAGGATAAACTTGTGTATCCCTTGATTGTCCGCAAAGAAACGAAAGATCACGGAATTAAAAAGTTAATAGAAGGGGCTTTATCATCCGTTAAGACCTGTCTTGTCGTAGATGATGTGATTACCACAGGAGGTTCCACTATCAAAGCTGTTCATGCTTTAAGGGATAATGGCATCACGGTTAAACAGGGAATTTGCATTCTGGATAGAGAAGAAGGTGGAAAAGAAGCTCTTCAGGAGATCGGAGTGGAAATGTATTCCGTATTCCAGAAAAGCAATTTTATATAA
- a CDS encoding metal-dependent hydrolase, producing MPTIFSHAVLAYGIKFSLFQRKDTLLLFVAILCAIIPDLDVVAFYFGIPYSHIFGHRGISHSIPFALLFSSFLILLLYKTKKIQQKESWRVFFLFFLSTLSHGLTDAMTNGGLGVCFFCPFISKRYFFSYRPIKVSPIGAYFFSDKGLLVLFSELTYIVVPVFLGLYVLFIGRKIFNRRI from the coding sequence ATGCCAACTATTTTCAGTCATGCCGTTCTTGCATATGGAATCAAGTTTAGCTTGTTTCAAAGAAAAGACACCCTGTTGTTATTCGTAGCCATTCTCTGTGCTATCATTCCGGACTTAGATGTTGTGGCCTTCTATTTTGGAATTCCTTATTCACATATTTTCGGACACAGGGGAATCAGCCATTCTATACCTTTTGCACTACTATTTTCTTCTTTTCTAATCCTTTTGCTCTATAAAACAAAGAAAATACAGCAAAAAGAAAGTTGGAGAGTTTTTTTCCTGTTCTTTTTATCTACCCTTTCACACGGATTAACAGATGCTATGACAAATGGAGGTCTTGGTGTATGCTTTTTTTGTCCCTTTATTTCTAAGCGTTACTTCTTTTCTTATAGACCCATAAAAGTATCTCCCATAGGAGCATACTTTTTTTCGGATAAAGGTCTTCTTGTACTATTTTCTGAGTTGACGTATATCGTAGTACCTGTGTTTTTAGGGTTATACGTCCTTTTTATAGGAAGGAAAATATTCAACAGGAGGATATGA
- a CDS encoding FAD-binding oxidoreductase, which produces MLDNTKKEELKSLLKEGTVLFREDKTWDENSFLNYGMDRTKIYKADFDILAFPKNTEEVQSLVLFANQHDIKIVPSGGRTGYAGGAVASKKEMVISLEKMDKELDFDPFFGSVKVQAGMISKNVHKLVEEKGFYFPVDFAATGSSQIGGNVATNAGGLRVVQYGLVRDWVLGMVVITGDGKRLEFNGEVLKNNTGYDLKHLFIGSEGSLGIITELSLKLTSKPQDTRVLFLAVSDYKNILNIFKETHQFKLNLLCFEFLSDYCMEKVKEHLGLSNPFAVASSYYVLMEFEIQEESDEEKLFTFLESITEKELIDDGSVAQNSRQAETFWKYREGISESLSIKYTVHKNDISLPLRNMDAFISEMQNLLNEKYPGFEIALFGHIGDGNLHLNIIKPKDMLDPDFFKACKEVDPAMFSLIQKYKGSISAEHGIGLLKKDFLGFSRTEAEIIFMKEIKKLFDPKGIMNPGKVI; this is translated from the coding sequence ATGTTAGATAATACGAAAAAAGAAGAATTAAAATCCTTATTGAAAGAAGGAACTGTACTATTTCGCGAAGATAAGACCTGGGATGAAAATAGTTTTTTGAACTACGGAATGGATAGAACGAAAATCTATAAAGCAGATTTTGATATTTTAGCTTTTCCTAAAAATACAGAAGAAGTTCAAAGTCTTGTCTTATTTGCCAACCAGCATGATATTAAAATTGTGCCTTCAGGGGGTAGAACCGGTTATGCAGGTGGAGCTGTAGCTTCAAAAAAAGAAATGGTTATCAGTCTTGAAAAGATGGACAAAGAACTGGATTTTGATCCCTTCTTCGGTTCGGTAAAAGTTCAGGCCGGGATGATCAGTAAGAACGTGCATAAGTTAGTAGAAGAAAAAGGTTTTTATTTTCCTGTAGACTTTGCTGCAACAGGTTCTTCTCAAATAGGTGGCAATGTGGCTACAAATGCCGGCGGACTCAGAGTCGTGCAATACGGTCTTGTTCGAGACTGGGTGCTTGGTATGGTGGTGATTACCGGAGATGGAAAAAGGCTTGAGTTTAATGGAGAAGTATTGAAGAATAATACGGGCTATGATTTAAAGCACCTGTTTATCGGCTCAGAGGGAAGTCTCGGAATCATAACCGAACTTAGTTTGAAACTTACCTCGAAACCTCAGGATACCCGCGTTCTATTTTTAGCAGTATCTGATTATAAGAATATACTCAATATCTTTAAAGAAACCCACCAGTTTAAGCTGAACCTTTTGTGTTTTGAGTTCTTAAGTGATTATTGTATGGAAAAAGTAAAGGAACACCTGGGACTTTCTAATCCATTTGCAGTTGCTTCTTCGTATTATGTATTGATGGAATTTGAAATACAGGAAGAATCTGATGAAGAAAAACTTTTTACTTTTCTCGAATCTATCACAGAAAAAGAGCTTATCGACGATGGAAGCGTGGCTCAAAATTCAAGACAGGCCGAAACTTTCTGGAAATACAGAGAGGGGATTAGCGAAAGCCTTTCTATCAAGTATACGGTTCATAAGAATGATATATCCCTGCCTTTACGTAATATGGACGCGTTTATTTCTGAAATGCAGAACCTCTTGAATGAGAAATATCCCGGATTTGAAATTGCTCTTTTTGGCCACATTGGAGATGGGAATCTTCATTTGAATATTATAAAACCTAAAGATATGCTGGATCCGGACTTTTTTAAGGCCTGTAAAGAAGTAGACCCCGCAATGTTCTCTTTGATTCAAAAATATAAAGGTTCTATCAGTGCTGAACATGGTATCGGTCTCTTAAAGAAAGACTTTTTAGGTTTTTCCAGGACAGAAGCTGAGATAATATTTATGAAAGAGATTAAGAAGCTTTTTGACCCGAAAGGAATCATGAACCCCGGAAAAGTAATTTGA
- a CDS encoding rhomboid family intramembrane serine protease, with translation MWNLFWEYPLTAGFTFFLVLFYFLVILFIPTSIINHYFLSYPGEFFPDNWTLSIFFHSSPGHLFSNVAFLFFLGRVVEEKVGKVKWLLFYFMAGFISVIADSVIRGYIYPDPHPVVGASGAISGLAAVSALLSPLSIRVGGYRVFFPVFAVAWIMIYSDFIGLFEDDKIAHWSHLAGFFSVFVTAYLLNPEEREKLQKGFLINLAFFTLTLILFYLVSNR, from the coding sequence ATCTGGAATTTATTCTGGGAATACCCTCTTACAGCCGGTTTCACCTTTTTTTTGGTTCTGTTTTATTTTTTAGTGATACTTTTTATACCTACTTCTATTATAAATCATTACTTCCTATCCTACCCCGGTGAGTTTTTCCCCGATAACTGGACACTTTCCATCTTCTTTCACTCTTCACCGGGACATCTTTTTTCGAATGTTGCCTTTCTTTTTTTTCTCGGAAGAGTTGTCGAAGAAAAGGTGGGTAAAGTCAAGTGGCTTTTGTTTTACTTCATGGCAGGTTTTATTTCAGTAATTGCAGATTCTGTTATCAGAGGTTACATTTATCCTGATCCGCATCCGGTAGTCGGAGCCAGCGGTGCTATTTCCGGACTTGCGGCAGTTTCAGCCCTTCTTTCTCCTTTAAGTATTCGAGTGGGAGGTTACAGGGTTTTTTTTCCCGTTTTTGCTGTTGCCTGGATAATGATATACTCGGATTTTATTGGTTTATTTGAAGATGATAAAATAGCCCATTGGTCGCATCTGGCCGGCTTCTTCTCTGTTTTCGTAACCGCTTATCTTTTAAACCCCGAAGAAAGAGAAAAGCTACAAAAGGGTTTTTTGATAAACCTCGCTTTCTTTACTCTCACCCTTATACTTTTTTATCTCGTTTCTAACCGTTAG
- a CDS encoding DinB family protein: MILKLSNELPAIEDVLEQWKTIRSEVLKTLEQVPEHFFTYKPEGNPWSISLLMEHIYLSQLNSVRPFPAVLSGKFGSDCPKDYTQKYSSIFEALQKPSGVKNPENVAPKNQYSREEIKELLKKAEDKMLSVCKNKTRTELEKRGYEHPIFGFLHLFDWLWLMGLHEYSHLIGLQKRLESQA, encoded by the coding sequence ATGATTTTAAAACTTTCTAACGAATTACCTGCTATAGAGGATGTTTTAGAACAGTGGAAAACCATTCGTTCTGAAGTACTAAAAACCCTCGAGCAGGTACCGGAACACTTTTTTACCTATAAGCCGGAAGGAAACCCCTGGTCCATTTCTCTGCTAATGGAGCATATCTATTTGAGCCAGCTGAACTCCGTCAGACCGTTTCCGGCTGTACTTTCAGGTAAATTTGGTTCTGATTGTCCGAAGGACTATACTCAGAAATACTCATCTATTTTTGAGGCCCTGCAAAAACCCAGCGGGGTGAAGAACCCGGAAAATGTAGCTCCTAAAAACCAATACAGTAGAGAAGAAATTAAGGAACTTCTAAAGAAGGCAGAAGATAAAATGTTATCTGTCTGCAAAAATAAAACCAGAACAGAGCTGGAAAAACGGGGTTATGAGCACCCTATATTTGGTTTTTTGCATCTTTTTGATTGGCTCTGGCTTATGGGTCTTCATGAGTATTCTCACCTTATCGGTTTACAAAAACGTTTAGAATCTCAGGCCTAA
- a CDS encoding WYL domain-containing protein gives MRDENYFLRKLHFTSEILKRDLDKFSIKDNDLLKRTLFQVLEEIKILGLIESGSRFFYPEKEEAENNTSAKEIEDILKTFHDTLEKDDWGRTIKNAKRIINESGESLKIRGTRTGSFFSVYNRKKAKPEEIKEAGIYRLLSILTLAIINLKGNLDWDILNQLYIQDMPIAFLTFLDICIEKRMIVQFSYKKDRENRVIEIKDFVPVKIYAKDGHWVLIGWEINEKFFNQYLIHSIQALSAKKASVNEYYYYPEIPEFSISEFYKNSFSLSTNSKIEPYEIHIAVPFENYLALRKRKKGMLGEWEKKSEYYLWKVKTYDKIEVFSYVFYWNGVLQIVGPEKIKQEFLEIFQKFY, from the coding sequence ATGAGAGACGAAAACTATTTTTTAAGGAAATTACATTTTACTTCAGAAATCCTGAAAAGGGATCTGGATAAATTTTCTATTAAAGATAATGATTTATTAAAAAGAACTCTTTTTCAAGTCCTGGAGGAAATTAAAATTCTGGGTCTAATTGAATCGGGTTCCCGTTTCTTTTATCCGGAAAAAGAAGAGGCGGAAAATAATACATCAGCAAAAGAGATTGAAGATATACTCAAAACCTTTCATGATACCCTGGAGAAAGATGATTGGGGTAGAACTATAAAGAATGCAAAACGCATTATTAATGAAAGTGGTGAAAGTTTAAAGATTCGCGGAACCCGGACAGGTAGTTTTTTCTCGGTCTATAATAGAAAAAAAGCGAAACCGGAAGAGATAAAAGAAGCTGGCATCTATCGTTTATTGAGTATATTAACCCTTGCTATTATTAATCTGAAAGGTAATCTCGATTGGGATATTTTAAACCAGTTGTATATACAGGATATGCCGATAGCCTTCTTAACCTTTCTCGATATTTGCATTGAAAAAAGAATGATTGTTCAATTTTCTTACAAGAAGGACAGAGAAAATAGAGTGATTGAAATTAAAGACTTTGTGCCGGTAAAAATCTATGCAAAAGATGGACACTGGGTATTAATCGGTTGGGAGATAAATGAGAAATTTTTTAATCAATACCTGATTCATAGTATTCAAGCTCTATCTGCAAAAAAAGCATCTGTGAATGAATATTACTATTACCCGGAAATACCCGAATTTTCTATATCAGAGTTTTACAAAAATTCTTTTTCTCTCTCGACTAATTCGAAAATAGAGCCTTATGAAATTCACATAGCGGTTCCTTTTGAAAATTATTTGGCTCTAAGGAAACGAAAGAAAGGGATGCTAGGAGAGTGGGAGAAGAAGAGCGAGTATTATCTCTGGAAAGTAAAAACCTACGATAAAATAGAAGTCTTTAGTTATGTTTTTTATTGGAATGGAGTCTTGCAAATTGTAGGTCCTGAAAAAATAAAGCAGGAGTTTTTGGAGATCTTTCAAAAGTTCTATTAA
- the cas6 gene encoding CRISPR system precrRNA processing endoribonuclease RAMP protein Cas6, producing the protein MNKSLLSRLSFTRLSVTLKPEAEFFFPFFPGSLIRGSFGHALKEAFCVVHGKDCPSCHLSSSCGYYRLFESQDPTLSGTGFRFKPHPYNLSLPTKRSFEETGTLKFTLTLLGNFSAYIPYLIYAFELMGKKGLGKGKVPFSIDSVKDGINGNSLYKDGKLHSSRLEQISIQEYVCREEFRENTDYELQLQSPARIEEKGKFFKELKAADIQKSIQHRYRLMHSFYGELVDEDLQIEDLRLSCQSQEFVDWTRYSNRKQNRHKQGGIVGSFLLEKPDKKTYELIKAMEILHIGKQTSFGLGEVKVR; encoded by the coding sequence ATGAATAAGTCATTATTATCCCGCTTATCCTTTACCCGCCTGTCGGTTACTCTAAAGCCGGAGGCTGAGTTTTTCTTTCCTTTTTTCCCGGGTTCTCTCATCCGGGGAAGCTTCGGACATGCCCTGAAAGAAGCCTTCTGCGTGGTTCACGGGAAAGATTGTCCCTCCTGCCACCTCTCGTCCTCCTGTGGCTATTACAGGTTGTTTGAGAGCCAGGATCCGACTCTTTCGGGAACCGGTTTTCGCTTCAAACCCCATCCGTATAACCTGTCTCTTCCGACTAAGAGAAGTTTTGAAGAAACAGGTACACTCAAATTTACTCTCACACTCCTGGGGAACTTTTCCGCTTATATTCCTTATCTCATCTATGCCTTTGAGTTAATGGGCAAAAAAGGACTGGGGAAAGGCAAAGTCCCCTTCTCTATCGATTCCGTAAAAGATGGAATCAATGGAAATAGTCTTTATAAGGATGGTAAGCTACATTCTTCGCGCTTAGAACAAATCAGCATTCAGGAATATGTATGCAGGGAAGAATTCAGAGAAAATACGGATTACGAATTGCAGTTACAATCCCCTGCCCGGATTGAAGAAAAGGGAAAGTTCTTCAAGGAATTGAAAGCCGCAGACATTCAAAAAAGTATACAGCATCGTTACAGGCTCATGCATTCCTTCTACGGTGAATTGGTAGATGAGGATCTGCAAATAGAGGACTTAAGGCTTTCCTGCCAATCTCAGGAGTTTGTTGATTGGACAAGGTATTCGAATCGAAAACAGAACCGACACAAACAGGGGGGAATTGTGGGTAGCTTTCTATTAGAAAAACCGGATAAAAAGACCTATGAGCTTATAAAGGCAATGGAAATTTTACATATCGGAAAACAGACCAGTTTCGGACTGGGAGAGGTGAAGGTAAGGTAA
- the cas10 gene encoding type III-B CRISPR-associated protein Cas10/Cmr2: MEDKKYLILFSIGPVQSFIAQARKTQDLYAGSQLLSDLAKQALAIAKREAKSFKPIFPNQDELKYYPNRFLAEFSHENPQGFGEEVKRKLRHFKEKIVNDVFLNIDKPEGFNAQIEDFLEIFWVVVDYNSDYKTAYKEAERLLGAIKNVRVFKQLNNGKGEVGRKCSVDGQYNVKFYRKTENDKDDNRLLEKKLFQSKEDVILLEQSIQKPFTLAQIQPGEGLSAMSMLKRLYKIDGNFPSTAGICLKHKLHDLEKMNSTNCLLNNLKSYTEQKIGHFDEQFYFKENHSKNYFKKFGINENDYFEIYKSFKFNYDKIETHIFGDKNQDNFKYYAILTFDGDSMGKWLSGENIRDAQLYNFHTELSEKLSDFASEASSLIQNEKGKTVYAGGDDFLAFVNLNYLWDVLDKLRERFKEKVNNPLKNKFGFNDKITFSAGIAIAHYKIPLKIVLGEARKMLEHAKDIDEKKDAFAITVLKHSGETPSTRMKWYSKDEKTLFRLHVDVSKELTAKLNSKNKVSNKFISDFHREFASLIDKNGEVGVEDEILKFELSRLAQRKVPKEQKEETKQFIENQLFLLYRNKEFLNFIQFLHICDFIARHTEAEIYDDKATEQQKELSHANA; the protein is encoded by the coding sequence ATGGAGGATAAGAAATATCTAATTCTTTTTAGTATAGGTCCGGTTCAGAGCTTTATTGCACAGGCAAGAAAAACTCAGGATTTGTATGCCGGTAGTCAATTACTCAGTGATTTAGCCAAACAGGCACTGGCAATTGCAAAAAGGGAAGCTAAATCTTTTAAACCAATATTTCCAAATCAGGATGAATTGAAATACTATCCTAACCGTTTTTTAGCAGAGTTTTCTCATGAGAATCCGCAGGGGTTCGGGGAAGAAGTAAAGAGAAAACTCAGGCATTTTAAAGAAAAAATTGTAAATGACGTTTTTCTAAACATAGATAAACCGGAAGGTTTTAATGCACAAATCGAAGACTTCTTAGAAATCTTCTGGGTAGTCGTAGATTATAACAGTGATTACAAAACTGCATATAAAGAAGCCGAGCGACTCCTGGGAGCCATAAAGAATGTTCGTGTATTCAAACAGCTCAATAATGGCAAAGGCGAAGTTGGTAGAAAATGCTCTGTAGATGGTCAGTACAATGTGAAGTTTTACCGTAAAACAGAAAATGATAAAGATGATAACAGACTTCTTGAAAAAAAACTATTTCAATCAAAAGAAGACGTTATATTGTTAGAACAATCCATTCAAAAACCTTTCACTCTGGCACAAATACAACCCGGGGAAGGTCTTTCAGCAATGAGTATGCTGAAAAGGTTATATAAGATAGATGGAAACTTTCCTTCTACTGCCGGAATTTGTTTGAAACATAAACTTCACGATCTGGAGAAAATGAATTCTACTAATTGCTTACTTAATAATTTGAAAAGCTATACAGAGCAAAAAATCGGCCATTTTGATGAACAGTTCTATTTTAAAGAAAACCATTCTAAAAACTATTTCAAGAAATTTGGAATCAATGAAAATGATTATTTTGAAATATATAAATCCTTTAAATTCAATTATGATAAAATTGAAACCCATATTTTTGGAGATAAAAATCAGGATAACTTTAAATACTACGCCATACTGACCTTTGATGGAGACAGTATGGGAAAATGGTTGTCGGGAGAAAATATAAGAGATGCTCAATTATACAACTTTCACACCGAGCTATCAGAGAAACTGAGTGACTTCGCTTCAGAGGCTTCTTCTTTAATCCAGAACGAAAAAGGTAAGACTGTCTATGCCGGTGGGGATGATTTTTTAGCTTTTGTCAATTTAAACTATCTCTGGGATGTATTGGATAAACTACGGGAAAGATTTAAAGAAAAGGTTAATAATCCTCTAAAAAACAAATTTGGTTTCAATGATAAAATTACTTTCTCGGCAGGAATTGCCATTGCACACTATAAAATTCCTTTAAAGATAGTCCTTGGTGAAGCTCGGAAAATGTTGGAACACGCCAAAGATATTGATGAAAAAAAAGATGCCTTTGCCATTACCGTTCTCAAGCATTCCGGTGAGACTCCCTCCACAAGGATGAAGTGGTATTCTAAAGACGAGAAAACGCTTTTTCGCCTTCATGTTGATGTTTCCAAAGAATTAACTGCTAAACTCAATTCTAAAAACAAAGTTTCCAATAAGTTTATCTCGGATTTCCACAGAGAGTTTGCTTCTTTGATTGATAAAAATGGTGAGGTCGGTGTAGAAGACGAAATATTAAAATTTGAACTTTCCAGATTAGCACAGAGAAAAGTTCCGAAGGAACAAAAAGAAGAAACAAAGCAATTTATAGAAAATCAACTATTTCTACTATATCGGAATAAAGAATTTTTAAATTTCATCCAGTTCCTGCATATCTGTGATTTCATAGCACGCCATACCGAAGCGGAAATTTACGATGATAAAGCGACGGAACAACAAAAGGAGCTTTCCCATGCCAATGCATAA
- the cmr1 gene encoding type III-B CRISPR module RAMP protein Cmr1 — MPMHKITFECELITPLFMGNANPNDCELRAPSIKGAMRFWWRAMHGNMPIDKLREKEEEIFGGTEKGRSKVIVRVDSSRLKISKSSYKEEIWDNIKKAPKAGKEGEAYLFYSLLMQHERRYYNGIFQITLSSASKKDLLECSDAFFLLSFFGGVGSRSRRGGGNFYIKKVTDNQRLLSQDYFIENDKDLKIYITNFLKIISNKYNIKSSTKTPDFCNLSNCKIYLIENKDLNFIGIEFKNFRDRKPKSDYNGIKTFLQNGEVPQSFKKAIFGLPLSYRYGSIYDRKNAPSALIEAISGKDVIDRSASSLFFRKQKNFFIILDFHTVLLPKNSSLLIKDTTQKKVISEIKKEYNILYAKKESISLNYSPNSLKQDFIDSIKNINLIYPINEVHSRA, encoded by the coding sequence ATGCCAATGCATAAAATAACCTTCGAATGCGAACTCATAACTCCCCTGTTTATGGGAAATGCCAACCCTAATGATTGTGAACTACGTGCTCCCTCCATCAAAGGAGCCATGCGCTTCTGGTGGCGAGCCATGCACGGAAATATGCCCATAGATAAACTTCGAGAAAAAGAAGAAGAAATCTTCGGTGGAACAGAGAAAGGAAGGAGTAAGGTGATTGTGCGGGTGGATTCATCAAGACTTAAAATCTCTAAATCGTCTTATAAAGAAGAAATTTGGGATAATATTAAAAAAGCTCCTAAAGCTGGAAAAGAAGGGGAAGCTTATTTATTTTATTCTTTATTAATGCAACATGAACGAAGATATTATAATGGAATTTTTCAGATAACTCTAAGCTCTGCTTCTAAAAAAGATTTATTAGAGTGTTCTGATGCATTTTTTCTACTATCTTTTTTTGGTGGAGTCGGAAGTCGTTCACGAAGGGGAGGTGGAAATTTCTATATAAAAAAGGTTACAGATAATCAAAGACTTTTATCTCAAGATTATTTCATTGAAAATGATAAAGATCTCAAGATTTATATTACTAATTTTTTAAAAATCATTAGTAATAAATATAATATAAAATCATCTACTAAAACTCCTGATTTTTGTAATTTAAGCAACTGCAAAATTTATTTAATAGAAAATAAAGATCTTAATTTTATCGGAATAGAATTTAAAAACTTCAGAGACAGAAAGCCTAAATCAGATTATAACGGGATTAAAACCTTTTTGCAAAATGGTGAAGTACCACAATCATTTAAAAAAGCTATTTTCGGTTTACCATTATCTTATAGGTATGGAAGTATTTATGATAGAAAGAATGCTCCAAGTGCTTTAATTGAAGCCATATCCGGTAAAGATGTTATAGATAGAAGTGCTTCCAGTTTATTTTTTAGAAAACAAAAAAACTTTTTTATTATTTTAGATTTTCATACAGTTTTATTACCTAAAAACTCCAGCCTCCTAATCAAAGATACAACACAAAAAAAAGTAATTTCAGAGATAAAAAAGGAGTATAATATTCTTTATGCTAAAAAGGAAAGCATAAGTTTAAATTATTCACCTAACAGCTTAAAACAGGATTTTATAGACTCCATAAAAAATATAAATCTTATTTATCCAATTAATGAGGTCCACTCCCGTGCTTAA